From Flaviflexus ciconiae:
CATGTTTTCCGTGTCGAGGAAGTAGACGTTCTGGGGAACCCCTTCATCCAATCCCAGGTCGCCCGTCCACGTTGTTGTCACCAAAACGGGGTTAAGCGCATCGGGATTGACGGAGATGATGACACCATCTTGCTCCTGAGCCGTGGGGAACAGCGTCGCCTGGAAACCGAGCTGCGGACCGGACGTCACGTCGGGAACCTTGATGACACCGGTGGAGATATAGGTCTGAGTGATATCGGGCAAGATAACATACTCATCGAGTGCCACGTTGCCGTCGGAGTCGGTGATCCTAATCCGCGGCGCGTAGCCGTTGCCGGACAGATAGACGTTCGCTCCCCCAACGACGATCGGCTCGTTCGGACGAATGATTTCCGTGCGGGTCTCGCCGTGTTCTGAAATCGTCACGTCCGCAGCAAAAGCCGAAGGCGCACCGTCCTCGTAGAACTCCGGCCTCATCTCGTCCAGAAGAATCCGGTAGGGCGGTAGGGATTCTTCGTCAACGAGAATCCCGCGGTTAAACGTGTCGTAGGAGAGTACAGAGTTCGCGAAGGTGCCGCCCTCGACGATGATGGCCTGGCCACGGTAGGAGACGGCCTGCGAAAGACCAAAGACGATGAGCAGGCCCAGGAGCGACATGTGGAAGATCAGGTTGCCGGCCTCCCGCAGGTAGCCGTTCTGTGCCGAGAGCGTCCCGGAGCCCACTCGGGTTCGGAAACCCCGCAGGTTCTTCTGCACCGTCTCGAGAGCCTCATCCTCGGACAGCGCAGTTTCCGTTGACCGGTAGCTCTCGTACCTCGTGAGCCGGGCAGGAACTCGCCCGGGGCCGGCCTTGATGTCCTTGTACAGCGTGTACGACCGGGGCACGATGCAGCCGACAAGAGAAATAAAGAGAAGGATGTAGATCGCCGCAAACCACGGCGCGGTGAGGATATTGAAGAAGCCAAGAGCATCGAGGATGGTGCCCCAAATCCCGTTCTTCTCAATCCACTGCTCGGCCAGGACGGGGTCTTGGCGCTTCTGCGGAATGATCGATGCGGGGATGAGCGCGATGACAAGAAGTAGCAGCATGATGATCGCGTTGCGCATCGATGTGAGCTGCCGCCACCCCCACCGGAGCCAGCCCTTCCATCCGATCCCAACGGGAGCCGATGGCTGAGTGTCTCGATTAGACCTAACCGTTTCCATCACACCACCAGTTCCGTCTGACCCGAAAGATTCGCGACCCAGTTAATAATGTCGATCCACCAGCCGGTCACCATGAGCAGACCAACGAGGATCAGTGCGACACCACCAAAGATCTGAACTGTCCGGCTGTTCCTGCGCAGCCAACCCAGGATCTTCGTTGAGCGATCAACGGTCAGGGCCGCAATGATGAACGGCAGGCCAAGACCAATGCAGTAGGCGACCGTCAGGATCGTTCCGCGCTCAACGCTTCCACTCGAGAAAGACATTGAAAGTACTGCGGCAAGGGTGGGTCCAATGCACGGCGTCCACCCCAAACCAAACACGCCACCGAGCAGGAAAGCTCCGAGCGGGCCGCCCCGCTTCTGAATATTCAACCTGGTCGTCCGCTGCAGGAACGGCAAACCGCCGATAAAGGCAATGCCCATGACAATGATGATGGCGCCCGCAATCATCATGACCGTGTCCTGATACTGCGTGAAGCGCGCACCCGCCGCGGAGAAAACGACGCCGAGGAGAACGAAGACGGCGGAGAATCCCGCCACAAACAGCGCTACCGACCCCGCAAGTCGCCAGCTTTTCTGCCCCTCCGCCGTTGCCGGGGCGAGCGACGAAAAGTAGCCAAGGTAGCCCGGCAGGAGCGGCAAGACGCACGGGGAGGCGAAGGAGACAAGTCCAGCCACCAGCGCGGCCCCAAGCGCTAGGAGCATGGGTCCGCCGGTGACGGCACTAACGAAGGAGTCGGCCAGGGACAGCGGCATCATAGAGCGTCGTCGATCATGCCCCGGACAATGTCGGGATCGATCTGGCCAATGTAGCGGGCCGCGGGCCTGCCCTCGGCATCAAGAATCAGTGTCGTGGGGACCGCCTGGAGCGGAACCGTGCCCTCAAGATCGGCCACAAACTGACCATCGGAACCATCGATTGATTCGTAGGGGGTTCCAAAAGACCGCTCGAAAGCCTGGGCCGTTGCCGCATTGTCGCGAACGTTCACGCCCAGGACAGTCACGTCATCGGCGTAGTCCTCGGCAATCGCATTGAGGTCTTCGGCTTCGGCCCGGCATGGCGGACAGGCCGCGTACCACGTGTTAATAACGACGACCTCACCGCGCAGGTCCTCCAGGCTGATCTCTTCGCCCTCGAAGGTCGTTCCCGAAGCGGAGACGGCGTCAGCTCGTTCGGCCTCTTCCCAGATCACCCAGTTGGCGTCGCCGCCCTCGTATTGCTGTCCTGCGTCGAGAGTTCCCGAACAGGCCGTCAGAACGGGGAGAAGAAGGAAGGGCAGGATCCTGGCTTTCCGCACTACTCTCCCTTCGCCTCGGCAGCCACCGAGGTGCCGGGAACCATGTCGGCTGCTGACTTTAAGAGTTCAGCGGCGGGCTCCCAGTAGTCGAGCGACAGGAGCTGGGAATCGGCGAAGGTCAGCGACGTAACCGATGCAAGTGCACACTGGCGATTGCGCGGATCGTGGGCAAGCGACTTCTTCTCAACGAAGCGCCTCATCGTCCATATCGGCAGCTGGTGGCTAAAGAGCACACCCTCACCCCCGCGAGCAGCGTCAAGGGCGGTAGCGATGGCCCCGCTCATGCGACGCACAACGTTCGTGTAGGGCTCGCCCCAGGAGGGCTCAAAAGGATTCGTGTACCACGAGTAGTAGCGGGGGTGCGCAAGCACCCAGCGATTCTTATTAACTGCGAGACCCTCAAACTTGTTATCGGCCTCGATCAGGCGATCATCGATCGCGATCTGCAGATCAAACGCATCGGCGGTCGGCTGGGCCGTTTCCTGGGCCCGTTCAAGGGCGAGGAGGCAACGTAGCGGACATCGTGTCCTTCGGAGAAGGCCTCTCCAACCTTTTCTCCCATGGCTTTGCCAAGTGCGGTGAGGTGGAATCCTGGCCTACGGCCGTAAAGAATACCGGTCGGGTTGTCCACTTCGCCGTGGCGTACGAGGTGAATGGTCGTCAATTCCATAGGTCAACAGTGCCACACGTGTCTGGGAATGTGGAACGTCAGACCGCGGGAGTGGCCGGATCGTCAAGAAGGGTCGCCATGATACGCCCAAGCTCGATCAGATCGTCGTGGCCGATCTTGTCAAGCAGGTGCTCGCGCACGGAAGCAACGTGGCTCGGTGCCAGCTTCTCAAGGAGCGCATACCCTTCATCCGTCATCCGGCAGATACGGCCGCGACCGTCCTTCGCGCAGGTCTCGCGAATAACAAAGCCCTCCTGCTCGAGGGAGGCAACGGTACGGGTGAGTCGGCTACGGGAGTGCACGAGATCGTCTGCGAGGTCGGACATTCTCATCGACCAGTCATCCGATTCGGACAGGCGCACGAGAACCTCATACTTGTTAAGGGTGAGCCCGTGAGTCTCAAACAGGTCATGACCAATCTGCGCACTGAGGCGCGCGGAACCGCGCAGGTAATTGCGCCAAGCCGCCTGCTCATCGGCTTCCAGCCATTTTGTGCTTTGCTCTGACATGCCTACTCCTCTATCCACTGGTAAGCATACCAAAATTAGTTAAAATGTAAACTACTTTTTATTCGAGACCACATACCGGGCTTCGTCGCCTTGTCGAGTGCAACCTTCGAAGACGTCAGTTTAGTTACTGCCCTGGGCCCATCAAGCAGCACGGGCAGATCGTCCGAGTACTGAGCGAGTGCGGGATCATCATCATCGATATTAACCGCACGCCATTCAATACCCCGCTCCGACTCGATCTGCGCAAGCGATTCCTCAGCCTGCTCGCACAGGTGGCAACCGGGACGCACAACGAGGGTGTACATGTTTCCTCCAGTGGAATCGGGTTCAGGCATTGAATCAGTGGGTTCAGGGTCAACGTTTAGTTTCTGAACTGGTCGCGCTTCCGGTTTTCTGGACATACTTCCAGTTTCCTAGTAGCGCTTCCAATCGCTTTTTAGAAGCTCGACCATTCGCTGGATACAGATGTGGGCCCGGACATACCGGACCCACATCGAGTCACTTCTTGTTGCGACGCTGGTGACGCGTCTTGCGAAGCAGCTTACGGTGCTTCTTCTTGGACATACGCTTGCGGCGCTTCTTAACTACGGAACCCACGGGTTACCTCCAATGTCGGGACGGCGAAGACTCCTTCGCCAATGGTCACCCGGAGATTCTACCGCTTCTTCTGCCTAAGCGTGTCTTTCGTCAGCGTCGTAGGCGGTTTTTGAGAGCAATTCGTCAACAGCCTCGGTGGGGACCCGGTAGGAGTTCCCGACGCGAACGGCCGGCAGGTCGCCGGAATGTACCATACGGTAGACGGTCATTCGAGACACACGTGCGAGCTCCGCGACTTCGGCAACCGTCATAAATTGCGGCGCCGAGGGAGGTACCTGTGACATACGTTTCCGTTCTTACGAGGAGAAGCCGTAACCTAACCGGTCGCGACTCCAGTGGAGTTATGCTCTTGATCATCATAGGGGACGAATGGGCCAAATGCCGATTAATTGCTGGATGTCGGCTGGATCATCTCTCATTGGGGACGCATTGAGAGTACTCTTCAACATGGTCGGACCAGCGTCAGGAGGTGTCGTGGCAGCCGATAAGCGTGACAAACCACACATGGCACGTGTGCGCAATTGGGTCGATAGGATCGCTCATGAGCGCCCTGCGCGGCTCGCTCTCATCGTTTTCGCTTCGATCATTGCCGTAGCCACCGTGCTCCTATTCCTTCCCATTGCCCGAACCGGGCCGGGCGGAGCCTCCTTCATTGACGCCTTTTTTACCGCAACCTCGGCCGTATCCGTCACGGGACTATCCGTATTGGATACGGCATCGTCCTGGACCGGCTTCGGCCACGTTGTCATCATGGTGTCGATGATGATCGGCGGCCTGGGTGTTATGACCCTCGCCTCGATCCTCGGCAGGGCCGTCTCACACCGCATCGGCCTCACTCAGAAGCTTCTGGCCGCCTCGGAGACAAAGACTCGTCTTGGCGAGGTCGGCTCTCTCCTGACCGCCGTTCTCGTAGCCTCACTATCTGTTGAGGCCCTCCTGACGGTTGTTCTTCTCCCCTCCTTTTTAGGAATGGGAGAGCCCCTCCTGGAGGCTATCTGGCATTCGATGTTCATGGCGGTGTCGATCTTCAACAACGGCGGCTTTGTCATCGTTGAGGGCGGCCTATCCCCCATGGTTGGTGACTGGCTGTTCTGCATTCCGATCATTTTCGGCACCATGGTTGGTGCCATCGGCTTCCCCGTCATCCAGGATGTCTACGCGAACTGGCGCAAGCCCCGCTTCCTTTCCCTCCACTCCAAGCTAACGATCTCCACCTACCTGATTCTCTGGCTTGGCGGCACGATCGCGATCTTCTTCTTCGAATGGGGGAACCCGGCAAGCCTCGGCGGCCTCCAAGGCGACGACAAGATCCTTGCGGGACTCCTCCAGGGAACAACACCCCGATCATCGGGGCTTTCAACGTTGGACCTGGCGGAGATGAACAACTCGACCCTGCTGATCATGAACGCGCTCATGTTTGTCGGCGGCGGCTCCGCTTCGACCGCTGGCGGTATCAAGGTCGCCACCTTTGCCGTCCTTGTTCTCGCTATCGTTGCCGAGGCACGAGGCGACCGCGACATTGTTGCCTTCGGTAAGAGAATTCCCTCTTCCACGCTCCGCCTCGCGGTCTCCGCAGCATTCCTTGGGGCCACGCTGGTCGGCGTCGGCACCCTGGCTCTTATGCACGTCACGGACCTGTCCCTCCAGGTGGCACTCTTCGAGGTCATCTCTGCCTTTGCCACGTGCGGACTCTCCCTCGGCATCACCGCCAGCCTTCCCACGGCCGGCAAACTCATCCTCATCCTCCTCATGTTCTCGGGCCGTGTCGGCACCATGACCCTGGCCGCAGCACTTGCCATGAGAGAAACCCAGCGCCAGATCCGCTACACCGAGGAACGCCCCATTATTGGCTGACGCCAGTCACACAGTTAACTGCCCAGCGCTCGGCTGTAACTCAGTCGCCCTGAGGCTCCCCGCACTCAGTCACTCCGACACTCGCTGGGGCGCATATGATGTTCATGGAGGTACGCATGCGCAAATCACAGGATCCGCTTGGAGCCGTTCTCGTCATTGGACTGGGCCGCTTCGGCTCCGCTGTCGCGCTCACGTTGGCCGAGCAGGGCCGCGAGGTGCTCGCGGTAGAGAAGGACCCGCTTCTTGCCAACCAGTGGTCGCACCGGTTTACCGTGATCGAAGCCGATTCCACTTCAAAGGACGCCCTCGAGCAACTTGGCGCCCGAGACTTCTCCGTTGCCGTTGTCGGCATTGGTTCCTCCTTGGAAGCTTCCGTTCTGACTGCCGCAAACCTGGTGGAGATGGGGATCCCGGAGATCTGGGCGAAAGCCACCTCCCGTGACCACGGCAGGATCCTGGAAAAGATCGGTGCCCACAGGCGCGTTTTCCCCGAATACGATGCTGGCAGGCGCGTGGCCCACATGGTGGCTGGCCGCATGATTGATTACATCGAGATGGACGATAACTTCACCATCGTGAAGATGAGGCCGCCCCTCGAACTCCGTGGCTTCACCATCGGTGAGTCAAAGGTCCGCGAGCGCTATGGCGTCAACATCCTGGGCGTCAAAGCCCCGCACCAGCCATTCGAGTACGCAACCCCCGAGACTCGGATCGGCGAAGACGATCTCATCATTGTCTCCGGCAACGTTGAGCTCCTCGACGAGTTTGCGTCACGCCGGTAGTTCCGTGACGCGATTCGCCACTGTCCTTCGATAACCTCATCCCATGGCAAAAACACGCACGTCATTCGTGTGCTCGGAATGTGGATGGGACACCTCGAAGTGGGTGGGCCGCTGCGCACAGTGCGAGGCTTGGGGGACTATGGTGGAGAACCGTCCGGCCCCAACAACCACTGCCAAGGCACTCGCACCCACGTCCCCGGCCGTACCCATCACGGAGGTGAAGACAACCGCAAGCAAGCGTTCTTCCACCGGTGTCGGTGAGCTCGACCGGGTTCTTGGTGGCGGGCTTGTACCCGGTGCTGTGATCCTCCTGGCTGGCGAACCTGGCGTCGGTAAGTCCACGTTGCTTTTGGACGTGGCGGCCCAGATATCCCGGATCAACTCCGAGCCGGTCCTCTACATCTCCGGTGAGGAATCTGCCTCGCAGGTCCGTCTCCGCGCCGAGCGCATCGGCGCCCTCTCTCCCAGCCTGCACCTTGCCGCAGAAGCCGATCTGTCGACGATCATTGGGCACGTCGAATCGGCTCGCCCTTCCATGCTTGTTGTCGACTCGGTTCAGACCATCATGGACACGTCCGTGGATGGTGCTGCCGGTGGCGTCTCCCAGGTACGTGCAGTAACTGCCGGTCTCGTTCATCTTGCTAAGTCGAAGAACCTTCCGGTTCTCCTCGTTGGCCACGTGACGAAGGACGGCTCAATTGCGGGTCCCCGCGTTCTCGAGCACCTTGTCGATGTCGTGTGCCAGTTTGACGGAGACCGTCATTCCCGCCTTCGCATGGTGCGTGCTATCAAGAACCGGTACGGACCAACCGACGAAGTCGGCTGCTTCGAGCTGGTTGATGATGGGATTAACGAGCTTCCCGATCCGTCCGGTCTTTTTCTTTCCGACCGGGCACGCACCGTCCCGGGTACGTGCGTGACGATCACGCTTGAGGGTCGGCGTCCCATGCCGGTGGAGATCCAGTCCCTGGCCGTGGCCCCGCGGGTCCCCCGCGGAGAACAACGTCGGGTGTTGATTCTTCGAGGGTTGCCATGACCGTCGCTGTTCTCCAGTCACGGCTCGGCGTCGATCTTGATCGTAAAGACATCTTCGTTTCCACGATCGGTGGCGCCCGAGCCTCCGAACCGTCAACGGACCTCGCGGCTGCCCTGTCCCTAGCTTCGGCCGTCGCTGACCTGCCACTCGCCCCCGGCGTCATTGCCCTCGGCGAAGTTGCACTGACGGGTGAAGTCCGTCCCATCGTCGGACTCGAGCAGAGACTGGGCGAAGCAGTACGCCTCGGCTTCACTAAGGCACTGATCCCCGCAGGAACTGACGTCAAGGTTCCCAACGGAATGACGATCGCACCGGTGGCCGATGTGGCTGCGGCCGTGAAGGAAGTGCTTCCAGTCTAGCCTCGCAGGCGACTGTGGGTTATCGCCATCTGCCTATGGCATTGAAAAGAATCGTGACCCCGAGGTAATCGCTTTCGACACCGGTGGAGCTTTCGCACTCAGTCCTGAATGTGCTCGTGGTCCTCGGGGATATCTTCGTCAACGATGAACTCTTCGGTGGGGTCGTTTTCTTCATCAACGGCAGCGTCTTCGTTTGTTGTTTCCTCGGTCGGCTCTTCCGTGGTTTCTTCCTCGGTCGGCTCCTCAGCGGGAGCGGCACCTGAAGAGTCCGTGAGGACAAAGGACTGCCTTAGCTGCGGGAATTCGGTTCCGTCGACGGATCCCTGGACAACATAGGTGCCGGGGCGCGGTGCAGGTAAGCCACCTGTGCACTCAGCGTTGGATCTGTTGCCACCCCACTGAACATCAATCTGAGTGGAGACTCCGGGGCTAAACACGTATAGCTCAGACTCGTCTCCAGACACGCAGTGGTTCGAGGCCCAAATATTGTCATTACCGGACGTAACCTCAAGGACGAGATGATCCGATCCAGCATCCAGCGAACACGTCTGCTCCGAGGTATTCGTCATCGATACAGCAAACGTGATCGGATATCCCGCGACACTTCCAAAGCGGTTGATATCCATCTCCAGCATGCTGGGGTCGCACGGGATAACGTCAAAGTTATCTTCCTCGGAACCCGCAACTATTTGTTCCTCGCGCTTGTTCAGCTGCGACTGCAGGAATACGGCTGCACCGATCGCCAAAGCTGCGACGAGCACAGCAATGATTGCACCGATGATGAGACGCTTCTTCTTTTCCTTAGCCGCCTGTTCCTCTGCTGACAGCGGCTTCGGCCGCGGCTTCCTTGTTGCGGTTGCGGAGGATTTCCCAATTTGGGATTGTTTCCGGCCGCTCGGTCGCCTACTTGGTGCACCCTTGGCGGGCTGCTGGGTGGCACGACCGGCTGTGCCTCGCGCACTCGTCCGAGAGGTTCCTTGCCGGGAGGCAGTGGTCGACGTGGAGCGACTGGTCCGCTTCGGTGTGCCGTCGGCTGCCGTGGGGCGCGGGCGTGGCTTACGCTCACTCGGGGTCCTCTTTGGACTACCGTCGCGCGGTAGCGTGCCGGGGATCGGCTTCGTTTCAGAAGGTCTGGGGCGCTTTGCGCCGCGCGCGGGCGTGCCCGACCGGCGAGCCTTACCGGGCTCGCCTCTTCCGGGGGTGTTGCCCTTGCGGGGCTTCCCCTGATCCTCAGAATCCTTCACGCTACTAACTTAGAGCCGTTGAGCATCGAAATGCTTGATCAGCGCGCCCCTGTGACACACTAAGAACGATGTTTATCGAGATTGCGGCGTGGTTCGACAAGCATGGGCGCGACCTCCCGTGGCGGGAGGATGGAACGCCGCCGTGGCATATTATGCTTTGCGAGGTTATGAGCCAGCAGACTCCCGTCGCCCGAGTCCTTCCCGCATGGCTGGAGTGGACGGAACGCTGGCCAACTCCCGAGGCGCTCGCACAGGGCCGCACCGATGACGTTCTGCGCGCCTGGAAGTCACTTGGCTATCCAAGACGAGCACTGCGACTGCGCGAATGCGCGCAGGTCATTGTTGAAAGACACGGCGGCGAGGTCCCGCACAGCGAAGAGGAACTGCTTGCTCTTCCCGGGATTGGTTCTTATACGGCAGCGGCTGTCATGGCCTTTGGTTTCGGCAAGCGATCACTCGTTCTTGACACAAACATCCGGAGAGTTATTGCCCGGCTTCATGGAGAGGCTCTACCCCCACCCGCGCTAACGAAACCCGAGCGTGAACGTGCCGCAGGTATGCTCCCCGAGGATGTGGACGAGTCCGTGGTGTGGAATGCAGGAGTAATGGAGCTGGGTGCCCTCGTGTGCACGGCACGTTCCCCGATCTGCTCGCAGTGCCCGGTTGCCGAAGAGTGCGGATGGCGGGAGCTGGGATATCCGGCAGATCTCCACGCACATCGGAGAAAGACTCAGCAGTGGGAGGGAACGATGCGTCAGGCCCGGGGAAACATCATGAGGGCGCTCCGCGACTCGGCTGACCCCATTCCGGTTGCCAGCATCCTTGAAGCAGATCCGAGCCGGGCAGAGGCAGCTCTCGAGGGGCTTCTCACTGATCGTTTGGTGGAGCGTTCAGGCGAACACGTGTTTCTTCCCGGTAGCCTAGATTCATGAGCCCCATGCCAAATCATCGCATTATCCTCTGGTCCACAGGACTCGTTATCGTCGGACTGCTCCTGTCCGTCATCGGGCTCATCCTGTACGAGTTCACTCCGGCAACGGACCGAACCTGGGCTCCCGTTATCCCCTCAATCTCCACACTCGGTCTGACCCTTGGCGGCGTCCTTGTCATCTCTCGACAAAAGGACCCGGGTCTTCACGGCTTTGCCATCCGCATCTGGAAGATCGCTGCGATCGCGACAGCCATCGCCATTATTGTTGCCGCAGTCGCAGCAGCTGTCATGATCGATCCGATCACGTCTCTCATCATTGGGCTCGTAGCTATCCAGGGTCCGATCGCCGCCTGGTTCGTTTCCGGCCAACTGGAACGTCAACGCTAATCGGTAAAGCCGACAAAGTCCGGTAGCTGTAGGAAAGCAACTTGACCGAGCTGGCTACGTAGCAATTCCCCAGTGGGGAGATCGGTCGGACACGCCTCGATCCAACTCCGATTTGCCTCGATCAAACTCGTACCCGCCTCAAAACAACACGTGTCCGCCTCGATGCGGCTAGGTGAGGTCAACGTTAGGCCCGTCGACTTAGCTTTGAAATCCACCTTCGCTGATGGGATTGTCCAGCTCCTTAAGCATCCGGGTGTTGCCGAGAGTGTTGGGCTTGACGCGCGCAAGCTCCAGGAATTCCGCCATACCGTCATCGTGGGAGCGGAGCATTTCGGCGTATACGTTTTCACCGACGGGAGTTCCCTGGATCTCTGTGAAGCCAAACTTACCGAAGAACGACGTTTCGAAGGTGAGGCAGAAGAGCCTGCGCAGCTCCAGCTCGTACGCTTTTGCTTCTAGTGCAAGGTAGAGATTGCCGCCAACACCCCGCCCTTGATAATCGGTGGAAACGGCGAGAGTACGAATCTCCGCGATGTCTTCCCAGAGGACGTGGAGTGCCCCGCATCCGACAACGCGATCGCCGTCGATCGCTACGTAAAACTCCTGGACGTCTTCAAAGTAGTCAATGAGGTCCTTGGAGATCAGGAGCCTCTGTGCAACCATCGGCTCAATGAGCTCAGCGATGCCACGAACGTGTGCGGGAAGGGCGGGCATGATATTGATCATCACGCCATTCTAGTCCCCGCTATGACACCCAGCTGCGAGCCGCGTCTGGCATACTCCAGAATCAGTGGCCGTTTCGATCCTTGCGCTTACGCTGACCCGAAGCAAAATCCATGAGTTTCCAGGCCGCCCCTCATCAATAATCAAGTCGGTGACGGCACCTGCAAGCAGTGCTCCGTGCAGTGGCAGAACCTTCGAGGCACCTGCAACAACGCAGATTCTGCGCGGGATCTTCTTCAGTTCCCCGGGGGTAGGGCCGGTGGCGCGTTTGTTGATCTCGATGTCCTCGTAGGAACCATCGGGGCGCAGGAGGACCGTGCAAATATCTCCGACAACACCCTCGGCGCGTAGAACAGAAATGTCCTGCGGTGACAGGTAGCCGCCCACATACACGTGGGAGGCCAGCGGAGAGTTGAAGGAGCCGACACCGAAAACGGCGATATCGGTGGTCTGCTGGAGTTCGCGGACCGACGCGAGGGAGCGTTCCCGCCACATTGCTTCGCGGGTTTCTGCGAAGTCGAAGAAGGCAGGTACAGGGAAGTGCCGGATCGTGGCGCCGAAGGCCTTACCGAAGGAATCGATGATTTGGCCGGCGTAGGGGATGCCGGTCGTGGAGGAGTTCGCGGCGCCGTTCAGCTGAACGACAATCGATCCGGGCGCGGGACGCGGGGAGAGATGATCGGTGACGGCCGAAATGGTCGTACCCCAGGCGACGCCGATCGTGTGGCCGGGTTTCACAAGGTCGGAGATGATGGCACCTGCGACAGTGGCGACGGCGTCAAGCCTGCGCACATCTGTTGACGTTGGAGACACGGGGACCACGTGGGCATTGATTCCGAACATCTCGGACAGCCGGGCGGCGAGCGAATCAGAGTTCTCGGTGGGCGGGTGAAGGCTGATACGAACGAGCCCCTCATCCCGGGCCAGCGATATCAACCTCGACACTGTCGAGCGGGAGACGCCGAGTCTGCGGGCGACCGTCTCCATGGTTTCACCCTGCACATAGTGCAGAACGGCTGCCTCGTAAGCAATTCTCCGACGGTCCTCGGACAACCTGACTCTCCTCGTTGTGCGGTCATGCCGTGACCATATGTATGTCACGCTCTCTCTAGCATACTGTCTAGAATCCACTGCTCCGCGATGAGCATAGGATCCCGCCTTCTTGCCGCAAATTGACGGGATTAACACGTCGTTGCGGCGGGTCAGGTTCAGCATGCACGTACGTTCATACCTTATGCGATCAAGTGCATGCCTGGCACACTTTTTTCAGTATGATGTGATTACACCCACCCGGGTGCTGGCCGCAACGTTGCGTCTCCAGTCCAACTGGCGCGAGCGATCACCACTTACTACCTTTGAACACTGTGCCGGTGCAAACGCTTCGGCACGAAGGCAGACAGCGCGTCGGCCTCACCACCACGAAAGGAACTCGTCAAAGATGACCGAGAAGAAGTACGTATTGGCAATTGACCAGGGAACCACCTCATCCCGCGCGATTATCTTCAACCACTCCGGTGAGATCGTCTCCGTTGGA
This genomic window contains:
- the resB gene encoding cytochrome c biogenesis protein ResB, giving the protein METVRSNRDTQPSAPVGIGWKGWLRWGWRQLTSMRNAIIMLLLLVIALIPASIIPQKRQDPVLAEQWIEKNGIWGTILDALGFFNILTAPWFAAIYILLFISLVGCIVPRSYTLYKDIKAGPGRVPARLTRYESYRSTETALSEDEALETVQKNLRGFRTRVGSGTLSAQNGYLREAGNLIFHMSLLGLLIVFGLSQAVSYRGQAIIVEGGTFANSVLSYDTFNRGILVDEESLPPYRILLDEMRPEFYEDGAPSAFAADVTISEHGETRTEIIRPNEPIVVGGANVYLSGNGYAPRIRITDSDGNVALDEYVILPDITQTYISTGVIKVPDVTSGPQLGFQATLFPTAQEQDGVIISVNPDALNPVLVTTTWTGDLGLDEGVPQNVYFLDTENMEMVTEAIGEAEVGVLTTSAVGQSAEIPGGYGTIEFVDLARFAALDMRYDPTLGWMLGFAVLGLAGLATSLLIPSRRVWVRYENGTLHAAAIGRKGDTGLDRVVSTTLGLKEDS
- a CDS encoding cytochrome c biogenesis CcdA family protein, which translates into the protein MMPLSLADSFVSAVTGGPMLLALGAALVAGLVSFASPCVLPLLPGYLGYFSSLAPATAEGQKSWRLAGSVALFVAGFSAVFVLLGVVFSAAGARFTQYQDTVMMIAGAIIIVMGIAFIGGLPFLQRTTRLNIQKRGGPLGAFLLGGVFGLGWTPCIGPTLAAVLSMSFSSGSVERGTILTVAYCIGLGLPFIIAALTVDRSTKILGWLRRNSRTVQIFGGVALILVGLLMVTGWWIDIINWVANLSGQTELVV
- a CDS encoding TlpA family protein disulfide reductase; protein product: MRKARILPFLLLPVLTACSGTLDAGQQYEGGDANWVIWEEAERADAVSASGTTFEGEEISLEDLRGEVVVINTWYAACPPCRAEAEDLNAIAEDYADDVTVLGVNVRDNAATAQAFERSFGTPYESIDGSDGQFVADLEGTVPLQAVPTTLILDAEGRPAARYIGQIDPDIVRGMIDDAL
- a CDS encoding MarR family winged helix-turn-helix transcriptional regulator — its product is MSEQSTKWLEADEQAAWRNYLRGSARLSAQIGHDLFETHGLTLNKYEVLVRLSESDDWSMRMSDLADDLVHSRSRLTRTVASLEQEGFVIRETCAKDGRGRICRMTDEGYALLEKLAPSHVASVREHLLDKIGHDDLIELGRIMATLLDDPATPAV
- a CDS encoding glutaredoxin family protein, which gives rise to MPEPDSTGGNMYTLVVRPGCHLCEQAEESLAQIESERGIEWRAVNIDDDDPALAQYSDDLPVLLDGPRAVTKLTSSKVALDKATKPGMWSRIKSSLHFN
- a CDS encoding 30S ribosomal protein bS22; the encoded protein is MGSVVKKRRKRMSKKKHRKLLRKTRHQRRNKK
- a CDS encoding helix-turn-helix domain-containing protein, which translates into the protein MSQVPPSAPQFMTVAEVAELARVSRMTVYRMVHSGDLPAVRVGNSYRVPTEAVDELLSKTAYDADERHA
- a CDS encoding TrkH family potassium uptake protein, with amino-acid sequence MAADKRDKPHMARVRNWVDRIAHERPARLALIVFASIIAVATVLLFLPIARTGPGGASFIDAFFTATSAVSVTGLSVLDTASSWTGFGHVVIMVSMMIGGLGVMTLASILGRAVSHRIGLTQKLLAASETKTRLGEVGSLLTAVLVASLSVEALLTVVLLPSFLGMGEPLLEAIWHSMFMAVSIFNNGGFVIVEGGLSPMVGDWLFCIPIIFGTMVGAIGFPVIQDVYANWRKPRFLSLHSKLTISTYLILWLGGTIAIFFFEWGNPASLGGLQGDDKILAGLLQGTTPRSSGLSTLDLAEMNNSTLLIMNALMFVGGGSASTAGGIKVATFAVLVLAIVAEARGDRDIVAFGKRIPSSTLRLAVSAAFLGATLVGVGTLALMHVTDLSLQVALFEVISAFATCGLSLGITASLPTAGKLILILLMFSGRVGTMTLAAALAMRETQRQIRYTEERPIIG
- a CDS encoding potassium channel family protein, producing MRKSQDPLGAVLVIGLGRFGSAVALTLAEQGREVLAVEKDPLLANQWSHRFTVIEADSTSKDALEQLGARDFSVAVVGIGSSLEASVLTAANLVEMGIPEIWAKATSRDHGRILEKIGAHRRVFPEYDAGRRVAHMVAGRMIDYIEMDDNFTIVKMRPPLELRGFTIGESKVRERYGVNILGVKAPHQPFEYATPETRIGEDDLIIVSGNVELLDEFASRR
- a CDS encoding HhH-GPD family protein: MFIEIAAWFDKHGRDLPWREDGTPPWHIMLCEVMSQQTPVARVLPAWLEWTERWPTPEALAQGRTDDVLRAWKSLGYPRRALRLRECAQVIVERHGGEVPHSEEELLALPGIGSYTAAAVMAFGFGKRSLVLDTNIRRVIARLHGEALPPPALTKPERERAAGMLPEDVDESVVWNAGVMELGALVCTARSPICSQCPVAEECGWRELGYPADLHAHRRKTQQWEGTMRQARGNIMRALRDSADPIPVASILEADPSRAEAALEGLLTDRLVERSGEHVFLPGSLDS